A genome region from Dolichospermum compactum NIES-806 includes the following:
- a CDS encoding energy-coupling factor ABC transporter permease produces MHIPDGFVSVPVAAATSLASTAALFVAFERSQTAFGIRRAPLLGLTTAFIFAAQMINFPVAGGTSGHLCGGALAAIILGSPWAGMLCIATVLIIQAVLFADGGITALGANILNLGVISVWVAWGLTQTLQRLLGGAKGRLPLAAGIAAGVSVVVAAVACAIQLALSGTAPANIVLPTMAGVHILIGIGEGLITGGVLTYLATARPDLLPGEEHKVRGWLVPVVSILLISGVLSLFASAWPDGLETVAETLGFINLAEQVRVVVPTPLADYEIKGLGQIGTSIAGLVGSTACFAVAFGIAKVIKPKNA; encoded by the coding sequence ATGCACATACCCGACGGATTTGTTTCTGTACCAGTAGCCGCAGCCACCAGTTTAGCCAGTACAGCCGCCTTATTTGTAGCTTTTGAGCGATCGCAAACAGCTTTTGGCATTCGTCGCGCTCCCCTACTAGGGTTAACCACCGCCTTTATATTTGCAGCCCAAATGATTAATTTTCCCGTAGCTGGAGGCACTAGCGGCCACTTATGCGGCGGTGCGTTGGCGGCGATTATTTTAGGTAGTCCTTGGGCGGGAATGTTATGTATAGCAACAGTTTTAATTATTCAAGCAGTGCTATTTGCTGATGGTGGTATTACTGCCTTGGGCGCAAATATTTTAAATTTGGGAGTAATTAGTGTTTGGGTAGCTTGGGGATTAACCCAAACCTTACAACGACTATTGGGCGGTGCTAAAGGGCGTTTACCCCTAGCAGCGGGCATAGCAGCGGGAGTGAGCGTAGTTGTCGCCGCCGTAGCTTGTGCCATTCAATTAGCCCTTTCCGGGACAGCGCCAGCCAACATAGTTTTACCTACCATGGCAGGTGTACATATTTTGATTGGTATTGGAGAAGGATTAATTACCGGGGGTGTATTAACCTATCTAGCCACAGCCCGTCCAGATTTGTTACCAGGTGAAGAACACAAAGTTAGAGGCTGGTTAGTTCCCGTTGTCAGTATTTTGCTGATTTCGGGTGTGTTGTCTCTATTTGCTTCTGCTTGGCCAGATGGTTTAGAAACAGTAGCAGAAACCCTGGGTTTTATCAACTTAGCTGAACAAGTCAGAGTGGTAGTACCAACACCCTTAGCTGACTATGAGATTAAAGGTTTAGGGCAAATCGGGACAAGTATTGCCGGCTTAGTCGGTTCTACAGCTTGCTTTGCTGTGGCTTTTGGAATTGCCAAAGTTATAAAACCGAAGAATGCTTAA
- a CDS encoding energy-coupling factor transporter transmembrane component T family protein — translation MLKISLPLRLQLSLIIVIGAAFLKHHTWSNLLVYGAIALVWVWILKVPIRKLGGLLGTELIFLSLVALPLGWERASFLLVRSLICLITMNSFLLTLPPHSFGIALKSLPVPAPLKENLILAGQYLEILLSEVTRMQRSAQLRGLNGAAGWLRYASASMIGALYLRTLDRAERVYAAMVARGYNGQLPIDSPLKSKERFILLIAGVTATCLTLSSYLTVI, via the coding sequence ATGCTTAAAATTTCCTTGCCATTACGCTTGCAATTGTCCCTGATCATTGTGATTGGTGCAGCTTTTTTAAAACATCATACTTGGTCTAATTTACTAGTATATGGGGCGATCGCTCTGGTTTGGGTTTGGATATTAAAAGTACCCATTCGCAAATTAGGCGGATTACTGGGTACAGAATTAATTTTTCTATCATTGGTGGCTTTACCATTGGGATGGGAACGAGCTAGTTTTTTGCTTGTGCGTTCCTTAATTTGTTTAATCACCATGAATAGTTTTTTATTAACCTTACCCCCCCACAGTTTCGGTATTGCCCTCAAAAGCTTACCAGTACCAGCACCATTAAAGGAAAACCTGATTTTAGCTGGGCAATATTTAGAAATACTACTCTCAGAAGTCACCCGAATGCAGCGCAGCGCCCAATTACGCGGTTTAAATGGTGCAGCAGGATGGCTACGCTATGCCAGTGCTTCCATGATTGGGGCGTTGTATCTTCGCACCCTCGACAGAGCGGAAAGAGTTTATGCTGCTATGGTAGCCCGTGGATATAATGGACAATTACCGATAGATTCCCCCCTCAAATCGAAAGAACGTTTTATCTTGTTAATAGCTGGGGTGACAGCTACTTGTTTAACCCTAAGTTCCTACCTTACTGTTATTTGA